In Malus sylvestris chromosome 2, drMalSylv7.2, whole genome shotgun sequence, the genomic stretch tgttttattaattagtagagattaaaaaatatgtaaaattattttcaaataaataaaattaaacaataggtacattattttcgtaaaaaatttgaataatatgtactttatttttggaaaaataacTAGTAGatacaagattttttttttttttgttgaaagatAGATTTTAAATAGACTaagtgttagattagccaccgaaAGAGTTCAAACCCATGTTGTCATACATTGtttctttttgaaaaaataactgGTAGATACATTGTTTCTTTATACAAATTAAACAATAACTACATTACTTTTATAAAAACTAAACAAtaagtaaattattttcttaaaattaaataataggtACATcgtaaaaattttaatttgttaataatGCATTGAAATTATATCATTAATGCTCTTATTTTTTTGCCACACAATATATATCAAGACATTTTTCTATTTGTTATTAATATGCAttgaattttataaaattaattgtcATGATATAGATTGGTAAAGATGATTTTTAGACAAAAACCATGAGTAATATCAAAATCTAACTTTAGTCCCTTGATACAATAATCACCTCattcattaattatattttgatgttttacgAAACACCCCAATTTAGAATGTCCACTTGAACTCCGAATCCAGCTGTGCTAGTCGACACCAtaaaggtgacaaagccataaagtgtagtgatgtggaaaatgtgaataaatttaaacctaaaagtgactaaTGCAAGAGTGCGCATTTGACCGAGATTGAATTCAATTAACacatgatgtcagagcataagtaaagtatagtaaATGTAGCATAAGAATTATACCATTAAAGGTAGTCTCCTAGCAACATTTGCCAGGAATCGTCGTTGACACAAAAGCTTTGCCATTAAAACTTAGAGGGgcaaaaaataagggtgagtgggtctaaaaataaagctttataAAACCTTTCCAAAAATGTGTAACCGCTAATAGcgctagtcttcacgtgattgtagcactagagcgtatattatgattacacccagtcctgtcgtacaggttgcattaggcaactccgacttgtgtgctaaCATATATTGATGAGCATCAGTCCAGTCGTAcaagttgcattaggcaacaCTGACTTATGTGCTAGAATAGATCGATGAGTATCTGATTTTATTATGCTACTGTTGAGATATTGTGATTGGCATATTTATGGAATTATTGTTAATTTGCAttaatttcatacttatatgtagtatgattttctggaaactatacatgttttacagtgaggggttagtatgtttagAAGATAAATATGTTttataaacctttgtttttgcccacttacccttctgtttttcgcccATCCCGATCCTAGTTAGCTGATTTATTCTGTGGTGTACGAGGAATATCCGGCGGTTATGACATATCTATAAATAATGTGGGGACTTTTCCCGGTTGTGTATTAAATACTTAACTAGTTTCGACTGCACACTCTTTTGTCATCTATGCTCTGAATATTTGTATTATATAGGTTTTACCCACTACTGCGCACTCACTTTATTAGTTTAAATGGTTCTAGTttcggttttaatttattcacatttttacatcacttacacttttggttacgtcacctttgggtgacggccagcatgcctcgattccTGTCGGGGTATGTtagtttggtattagagcataGGTTTGGCAGTCCTACATCCTTTGTATGTGATATAAGttctaataattttttatctcTTATGTCAGAACCATGCCACCTCGTAGAGCACCACCTGTCCCTTTTAAGACTAATTTTCCTGATTTTGGGCAACTCAGTGAAGCTATCACCAGCGCCATTTAGTCCACATTTCGTTCTTCCTAGAGGACCACCTTAAACACCGTATCTCATCTTCAGATAAATAATTTCTTTGGCAATGAAGGACCTAAGAAATTCGAGGTTTGGATCGACTATGTTGAGAAGACTTTCCTAGTTATGCAGCAAGAGGGGAATCTTCCAAAGGAGAGATGGGTCGAGATATCGACTTGGTTCTTCCGTCAGGGAGCTGGATCATGGTGGGCTCAAAAGTCAAGCCCTTTGTCTGCTCAAGATGCCATGAATTGGGATGTTTTTAGGCGCCTATTTGAGGCTAGATTCAGTCATCTGGAGTACAATGAtcgaaaaaaagaagaattcaCAGAGCAGAAGCAAGGTAAAATGTCAGTCACAGAGTACCAACGAAAGTTCATTAACTTATCCCGTTATTGTCCTGAGATCGCTGGGAATCCTATAGAGATGCTCCATTATTTTAAGAATGGGACTTGTAAGCGGTTGCGTTCTTTGGTGACTTCTACTCCCTGCTCTACCTACCAAGAATTCTTTGAGGTTCTGCTTCGTGTTGAAGATTCTGGGAATGCTCCTGAGGATGATGTTGATGaggataataataataatgcatAGAGGAATAATAACAGGGGGAAGTCATCATTTGGTCCTCGAATGACTCATAATTTCAAGAAAAGCAGTAATATTTCTGGATCGTCGAGCGGTGGTTCAAGTTCCAATACGCCGTAAAGGGGCAGCAAGTCTACAAATAATTCCCGCTTTCAGAATCAAaagaaccctagcaattctcaTGCTCTATTCTGTCGTAGATGCAATAATCGTCATTTCGGTAAGTGTAAAAATGGAAATAGTGGGTGCTATACTTACAGTCAGATGGGCCACAGAGCTACTCAATGTCCTATGAATCAGAAACGTCAACCTCCTACTCTATCACCTGCAATTCCTATCTAGCAGATTCAAGAACCTGATACCTATCAGCAAACATGTTATGGGGTGCTTTTCATTAGGTAACATACCCTAGTACCAGGGAGGAGCATATCAATACCTACTGTAGGTTCCCTATTAGCAGGGTGGTTATCAACAGTACCAAGGGTTACACACCGTATTAGGGTGACAGAGCGCAGTGGTACCCTGCATGACAGTCCCAGAATCTTGATGCAGCCTCTAATAATGGCAGTTCGACCAGGCAGACTAATCAGATGAATCAAGGTTGAGGCAATCAGGGACGCGGCAACCAAGGAAATAAGGGTCGTGGAGGCCGATAGCAAGCACATGGTCGTGTCAATCACATCACCTTGTAGGATGCTCAGGGTAACCCCaacttgattatgggtacgttgaatgttCTTGGCCATTTTGCTAGAATATTAATTGACTCAGGTGCTACTCATTTAGTTATTTCCCATACGTTTGCTCAAAAGACTCAACCTCACCCCACTTCCCTCGATTATGAGTTAGAGTTCTCAATGCCTAGGGGTGAAATTTGTTATGTTAGTTGGGTGTATTGAGGATGTTCCGTGCTTATCGAGGATGTCATAATGCCAACTAATCTTGTTCCCTTGGACATCGTTGATTTTGATGTTATCTTGGGCATGGATTGGTTAGATTATAATTGTGCTATGTTGAATTGTCACCAGAAGATTGTTACCTTCCATCAGCCGGGCATGCCTATGGTAACTTTTGTCGGTGAACGTAGTGGTATGAAACATGGAGTTATCTTTGCCATAAGAGCGAAGCGGATGTTGAGGAAGGGTTGTTAAGACTACTTGGCTCATGTGGTGGTGACTGAGGATACTCCTGCTCATGTGGAAGACGGTCGAGTAGTTAGACACTTTCCTGATGTTTTTCCTGACGATTTACCTGGCCTATCATCGAATCGTGAAGTGGAGTTCACTATCGACCTAATTCCAGGTATCGACCTTATTTCTCTAACTCTTTATCATATAGCTCCTGCGGAGTTGAGGGAATTAAAAACCCAGTTGTAAGAGCTTGTTGAAAAATGGTTTATTTAGTTGAGCACTTCCCCTTGTGGAGCTCCAGTCTTGTttatgaggaagaaagatggaacgtTGAGGCTATGTATCGATTACAGGCAGCTGAATCAAGTGATGATTAAAAATCGTTATTTGTTACCTCGTATCGATGATCTTTTTTATCAGCTTCATGGTGcttttgttttctcaaaaatcgatatAAGGTTCGGTTATTACCAGCTGAAGATCAGAAGTGATGATGTTTCGAAAACAACCTTCCAAATttgatatggtcattatgagtttctcgTGATGCCATTCAGGTTGACTAATGCTCCAGCAACTTTTATGGACCTGATGAATTGGGTATTCTGTCTGTACCTTGACAGGTTCGTAATTGTTTTCATCGATGACATTCTGGTGTATTCTAAGAGTGAGGCTAGCCATGCTAGACATTTGTATCTGGTTTTGAAGAAGCTAATGGAGAATCAATTATACGCCAAATTCAGTAAGTGCTAGTTCTGGCTGGATCAGGTGTCCTTCTTAGGACAAGTTATATCATCTCAAGGTGTTCTCATGGATCCTTAGAAAGTAGCAGCATTGgaaaattgggagcaacctcagACTGTCACTGAAgtacgaagttttcttggtctTGCAGGCTACTATTGACGTTTTGTGAAATACTTCTTAATTATAGCCCTGGCTCTGACAAGGTTGACCAGGAAATGAGTTAATTTTGATTGGTGTGATGAATGTGAACAAAGTTTCCAATAGTTGAAGTAATGTCTTACTCATGCGCCTGTTTTAGCACTTCCTGATGACAATGGGAATTTCGAGATCTATAGTGATACCTCTCTGAATGGTCTGGGCTACGCACTGATGCAGCATGGAAAGGTGATCTCATATGCTACATGACAATTAAAGTCccatgagatgaattacccaACTTATGATCTCAACTTGGCAGCTATTGTTTTCACTTTGAAAATTTGGCAGCACTATATGGGGAAACGTGTTGAATCTTCATTGACCATAAAAGCCTCAAGATATCTTTACTTAGAAAGAACTTAATATCCAGCAGCGTAGATGGATGGAATTGATCAACGATTATGACTGCACTATCgagtatcaccctggtcgtgcaaataCTATAGCAGATGCTCTTAGTAGGAAGTCTCAGGTCTACTCAATGCTCTTCATAGgattgtagcactagagtgtatattatgattacacatAGTCCTGTCATACAACTTGCATTATGTaactccgacttgtgtgctaacatagattgatgagcatcagTCCAGTTGTTTAAGTTGCATTAGGCGACTCTGACTTGTGTGCTAGAATAGATTGATAAGCATCTGATTTTATTATGCTACTGTTGAGATATTGTGATTGGCATATTTCTGGAATTATTGTtgatttgcatttgatttcatacttatacgtagtatgattttctggaaactatacatgttttatagcgaggggttagtatgtttagaaaataaatatgttttataaacctttgtttttgcccactcacccttctgtttttcGCCACTCCAGGTCCTAGTTAGCTGACTTATTATGTGGCGTACAAGGAATATCcggcggttctgacatatcCATAAATAATGTAGGGACTTTTCCCAGGTACTTAACTAGTTTCGACTGCACACTATTTTTTCATCTATGCTCTAAATATTTGTATTCTATGGGTTCTACCCACTACTGCGCACTCACTTTATTAGTTTAAATAAGTTCTAGTttcggttttaatttattcacatttttacatCACTTACACTTTTGGTTATGTCACCTTCaggtgacggccaacatgccttaactccggtcggggtgtgtcagtaaaGACCTACTTATAGTTATTTGCGATGTCACGTCCATTAAAGCTAGGAAAGCTAGAGTTTCCGATAGGAATCACAACTTAACATAATATTGGGACCCATTAGTACAAGTCAACTAAAATgattaaatttggaaaaatggaACGCAGATTTGGAATCAAGGCATCAAAATACGCTAAGTAGGGCCTCAGCTAAATTTTATAAAAGTCAACGAAAAGTCAATGGTCAACCAACAAATCAACCGAGCCGTCCCGGAGGTCAACTACGTTAAAACTtcggaatttcactaaatggatgccaAAAGCGGACTCGGGGCATCGAAATTAGCGAAGGAGGATTTTCAAGAAAATTtcgaaaaagtcaacaaaagttGACTAACTGTCAACAGTTAACTTTACCAAAATATTTCATCCTCAGACGAAATATTCTATTCAAGTTAACTAAGagttaatggaatattccaagTGAATATTCCTTTTAGATCCCTAAATGGGTTCGGTCAAATCCGGGTTGGATTCAGGTTTGGGCCTTTTTTGTATCAGGTCGGGTTGACTCGTTTGGGCTTGCGGGTTACGGCCGTCGAACCCAACAAAGAAGAAGGCTGGATATGGGctggtttggctggaaaactTTCTGAGCTCCGTTCGAGCTTGATTCTTAACTATTTTCAATGTAATAAAGGTAAACAATGAAGCTTAGGAGATTAGGAACAAAAGTATACCAAGATGGGGTTAAGTTGTGGTTGGTGTTGGCTAGAAAATGGCCTGCAAGTCTTGGGTTCTTAGCTGAAAAATGGGGAAAGTCTCCCTTCGTCGTTTATGTACCAAAACCTCCACCAAAAACCTTAGACAAGCTAGAAATACATACCAAAACACGATCCAATAAGTTTTAGGTTGTTTTCGAGACTCACCATCGTCAGAAAAGATGGTGAACAGTGGCCATGGCAACCATTTTGTAGAGAAAGACCTTAGGCCCTGGGTGTTATGAGTAAAACGAGGTGATACTCGCAGTGGTCTGCCATGAAGTTGATGGGTGGTATGGTGATGGCTCGGTTGTGGTGCAACTCGTCAGAGTTACGAGAGATAGTGGTTCGATGTCGATGTTTGCCAAGGAAAGAGAGGGacaagagagatgagagagtggTGAGGGTTTGAGAAAGTGATGAGGTGACAGTAAGGGAAAGGGGGTCTAGGAGAATGGGGGGACACGTGATAGGTGAAGTGAAGAGTCCCACGTGGGTGGGTCACAAAAAATCTCACaaggaaaatattaaaataataaggGCAATTTATCTGGAATGGTGAATTTACCAAAATGTCCTTGGTATTATGTGTTTTATAAAATCTTCATtgtaactccaattttgattatgCTTGTACCCACGCGTTTGTAGTGACAAATACTACATGAATATGGTAAAATAGTAGCTCATACGCGTCACGAAATGACGGTCAATGAAATCAACAATCTAATCTCTAAGGGTATTTTGGTCAATtcacaaatttaaaattaataaatccgTAAAATTCGGGACAAGTCGTtacattttaattattaatcttttttcttcctaattttaatgtactaattatatttcattataattttcattttcatttcattcatcgtaatatactttgttgtgaacatttagataaactaatttttgttataaatatatTTCGATATAAtttgtcttcttcatttaggtacattaaattcattataatatatttcggtgcatacatttaggtaaACATATTTCGGTACATATATTTTGATACAAACATGTAGGTAGAGTAATTCAATAATGCATTTCGGTACTGCATTTTCAATGCGTACATTTCAGTACACTCATTtgggtacattaatttaatatggtAAAGGGAGGAGCctcattttcattttaatttgcTTTTTGGGTTTAATGGGAAAAACTCATTTTAAGGGTGTATTAGTACTTTAGTATTAACTTTTGGTCATAATTATCATAAACTTAAAATGAGGATATAATTCTATATGGGTTTCaagttttgattatttttctaAATGTCCCTTTTACTagcttttatttaattattttacatGTAAGTCCTAAACTAAAAGAGGGTTCCAAATTTTGATTGTTACTGCAAAGATATATActatcagattttttttttaaaagaaggaGTGGTGGTAAACCACGATTATCCTCTCATTTCGGATCTGGAGAGACTATAGGGAATTTCACCTTGCCTTGTGGCCGCAGTCAAGAAGACTCACCAGCTCGGAGCATCAAACCCAGAACCTctcacatttttttgtttttattgggGAGCCACCGTCCGCGTCCTTACCTCTGGAACATTTGATGTGGTTTATACTATCAAATTTGGCATTAATGATTATTACCAAAACTTAAATATTCCAACAAAATCAAGAGCGTGTGATTTTGGAAAAAGGAAAATCCATGGAATGATtaccaaaatttgaaattcaaaacctTTTCCTTTTACATTTGCGGGTCCTCATCCTCAGTTAGCTCTACGTCCTCTGTTTCGCCACGTCAGCCGATCCCACACCAAAACGACGCCGTCTATAATCAAAACCGTACTATGTGCGATTCGCTTTTCCGAATGTAACGCTCCCCTACTCTTTCCTTCCCTCGCACGCAAAACTCGCGCTCCCGACAAAAAAATCCAAGCGCTACGCAGAGAGAGATTCACACTTCACTTAAACTCGCTAGGGTTTCTGAATTCGCGCTTGTCATTCTCTGATCGATCATCTGGAAACCTCCGCAGCGATAAGGTCCGTTTTCTTCCCTATGCTTTGTTTGTTTCCCGGGAAAATATGCCCGGAAAATGTAGCGTTTTCGAGTGCAGTGATTTATTTGAAACTTTATTTCATTTCGGGAGTAAAATTGTCGTTTCGATTTCATTTGTTTATAATTTTGTAGTTTCTGCAGAAAAAATGGGATATTGAATGGAAGTTGGGGAAAATATATGTTCTGTTGTGCTTTGATTGTTGTCATTTGTGCTTATTTGTTTactgtttggaagtgctttgaAGGTCATTGTTTATTTTTCGTTGTAAAGTATTATGTTTGATGAAAATATTGTAACATGATTGGAATTATAGTTATACTATGATGATAATACGTTGGTGTAGAATGAGGATTTTTTGGTATATGATGAAGATATATTGCTAAAGAAAAGTGTATCGGTTATGTAATGTACGTAACACGAGTTTATTGAAGTatttagttactcataatttCCATAGAATCAAGTTAAGAAGCTTTAAAACAAACTACATAGTCTGCATTGGATTGAAATGTACAGATTGGATTGAATTACTCATAATTTTCTATAGTTTCAAAATGTCATTCGGTGTAATTATGTAGGTTTTGAATCTAGAGACAATGTAATGTGCCCAAATTCATGGAGGCTGATGAAATTGGATTGGATTTTGACCATTTTAATCAAATGATAAAAATTGCATTTCTTCATCTGAAAGCCACCAAAACACTCTCAAACAGGGCATGTGTTTTGAcattgactttttttttcttcttctcataaCTGGAGGATTTGAAACTCTGTTTGTTTGGCTTAGAATTATTCTCACAAGAATGTTACAGAGTTTGTTGCCATTTACAGTGTTTTAGTTACTTCACCATGTTCAGTCAGCAAGGCAGTAATCATTTTGCGCGTATGGAAACAAAGTTTGAATCTTTGCTGCAGGAACTGCAGGTTATCCCACAAAATTTGACAATTTATTACGAATAACCTTTTACTCTTCTTTTTATTATTCCAGTTCTACTTTATTAGACATTATTTGGTATTCTGCATAGTTGAGTTTCTATTTTTGGGTCTTTCTTCACTTTAGTATATTTGAAATCAGAAAATATGGGATGAAGTTGGAGTGCCTGATGTCGAAAGGGATGCAATGTTTCTAAAAATCGAACAAGAGTGTATGGAGGTATCTAGGAGAAAAGTTGACGAGGCAAAAAAATGTAAAGCTCAGCTTCTGCAAAAAATTGCTAATCACAAAGTAGAGCTTGTAGACATATGTGCTGCATTGGGAGAGCAGCCACAACAAGTAAGTCTTGACTGGATATAAGACATGAGCATGTGCATTTCTGCTCTAATGTCTCTGTTTCCATGATGAAA encodes the following:
- the LOC126602013 gene encoding uncharacterized protein LOC126602013, whose amino-acid sequence is MPRFLSGTMPPRRAPPVPFKTNFPDFGQLRPKKFEVWIDYVEKTFLVMQQEGNLPKERWVEISTWFFRQGAGSWWAQKSSPLSAQDAMNWDVFRRLFEARFSHLEYNDRKKEEFTEQKQGKMSVTEYQRKFINLSRYCPEIAGNPIEMLHYFKNGTCKRLRSLVTSTPCSTYQEFFEVLLRVEDSGNAPEDDVDEDNNNNA